From Candidatus Rubrimentiphilum sp., one genomic window encodes:
- a CDS encoding bifunctional (p)ppGpp synthetase/guanosine-3',5'-bis(diphosphate) 3'-pyrophosphohydrolase, with translation MTFAELVCRVKSYDASLDEAWLQRVYDTAVKAHEGQRRASGESYVEHPLAVAGILAELEMDRQTIAAALLHDVVEDTSLTTEQVAADFGKEIASLVDGVTKLTRIPYQSKEEAQVENLRKMFMAMAKDIRVIIIKLADRLHNMRTLGSLPPPKQLAIARETLDIYTPIAHRLGIWKIKWDMEDLCLRYIDPERYREIVERVAKTRNEREGVVTSVIERLGEEFKLLGVNAKIEGRPKHFYSIYTKMKKGRDFSTIYDLTAIRIIVDSVKDCYAALGAVHALWTPLPGRFKDYIAMPKPNMYQSLHTTVVGPEGEALEIQIRTLEMHRTSEYGIAAHWRYKEGGKADQFENKLSWLRALLEWQKDMRDSRVFMENLKLDLFDSQVFVFSPRGDVFSMPAGGTPLDFAYVVHTDVGNHCVGARVNGRIVPLDSSLQNGDICEILVNKSSGRPSLDWLSVVKMSSAKHKIKQWFRKERREENVLAGQEAIEKELARRHMGFEVLRGDLIERIARRMNYTAPSDLFAAIGFGDASAVSVINRIKEELKSSNVVKFDTIARPESVSRRTARTSSGIRIAGVDDVLVRLSKCCSPVPGDPIVGYVTIGKGVSVHRADCPNVAYMTATPERMLEASWAAKTEIAHAVDIEVEALDRPALLQDIMAVFAGLKTVVSSVTARVKRDRHAVVSLTVQIHDLDHLHKILRKLETLKDIRRVYRVTKREAKASS, from the coding sequence ATGACGTTCGCCGAGCTTGTCTGCCGAGTCAAGTCGTACGACGCCTCCCTGGACGAGGCGTGGCTGCAGCGCGTCTACGACACGGCCGTAAAGGCCCATGAGGGCCAGCGGCGAGCTTCGGGCGAGTCCTACGTCGAGCACCCCCTGGCCGTGGCCGGAATCCTGGCCGAACTCGAAATGGACCGGCAGACGATCGCGGCCGCTTTGCTGCACGACGTCGTCGAAGACACCAGCCTCACGACCGAGCAGGTCGCCGCGGATTTCGGCAAAGAGATCGCGAGCCTGGTAGACGGCGTCACCAAACTGACGCGCATTCCGTATCAATCGAAGGAAGAAGCGCAAGTCGAAAACCTGCGCAAGATGTTCATGGCGATGGCTAAGGACATTCGCGTGATCATCATCAAACTTGCCGACCGTCTGCACAACATGCGAACGCTCGGGAGTCTGCCGCCGCCGAAGCAACTGGCGATTGCGCGCGAGACGCTCGACATCTACACCCCGATCGCGCACCGTTTGGGCATTTGGAAGATCAAGTGGGACATGGAGGACTTGTGTCTCCGCTACATCGATCCCGAACGGTATCGCGAAATCGTGGAACGCGTCGCCAAGACGCGAAACGAGCGCGAGGGCGTCGTGACGTCTGTCATAGAGCGCTTGGGTGAAGAGTTCAAACTGCTCGGTGTGAACGCCAAGATCGAAGGCCGCCCCAAACACTTTTATTCGATCTACACCAAAATGAAGAAGGGGCGCGACTTTTCGACGATCTACGATTTGACGGCGATTCGCATCATCGTGGATTCGGTGAAGGATTGCTATGCGGCGCTGGGCGCGGTGCACGCGCTCTGGACTCCGCTGCCCGGCCGGTTCAAAGACTACATCGCGATGCCCAAGCCGAACATGTATCAGTCGCTGCACACGACGGTGGTCGGCCCCGAAGGCGAAGCGCTCGAGATTCAAATCCGCACTTTGGAGATGCACCGCACCAGCGAATACGGCATCGCGGCGCACTGGCGTTACAAAGAGGGCGGCAAAGCCGATCAGTTCGAGAACAAACTCTCCTGGCTGCGCGCGCTGCTCGAGTGGCAGAAAGACATGCGCGACTCGCGCGTCTTCATGGAAAACCTGAAGCTCGATCTGTTCGACTCACAGGTCTTCGTGTTCTCACCGCGCGGCGACGTCTTCAGTATGCCGGCGGGCGGCACGCCGCTCGACTTTGCGTACGTCGTTCACACCGACGTCGGAAACCACTGCGTCGGCGCGCGCGTCAACGGCCGGATCGTTCCACTGGACTCCTCGCTACAGAACGGCGACATCTGCGAGATTCTCGTCAACAAGTCGAGCGGCCGTCCGTCACTCGACTGGCTCTCGGTCGTCAAGATGAGCAGCGCCAAGCACAAGATCAAACAGTGGTTCCGCAAGGAGCGCCGCGAGGAGAACGTGCTTGCCGGGCAAGAGGCGATCGAGAAAGAGCTGGCGCGCCGGCATATGGGTTTCGAAGTGCTGCGCGGCGACTTGATCGAACGCATCGCGCGCCGGATGAACTACACCGCACCGAGCGATCTCTTCGCCGCGATCGGATTCGGCGACGCCTCCGCGGTCTCGGTGATCAATCGCATCAAGGAAGAACTCAAGTCCTCGAACGTCGTCAAATTCGACACCATCGCGCGACCGGAGTCGGTTTCGCGGCGCACTGCGCGCACGAGCAGCGGCATTCGCATTGCCGGAGTCGACGACGTGCTGGTCCGTCTGTCGAAATGCTGCAGCCCCGTGCCCGGCGATCCAATCGTCGGATACGTGACGATCGGCAAGGGCGTCTCCGTGCACCGTGCGGACTGCCCGAATGTCGCGTACATGACCGCGACGCCGGAACGGATGCTCGAAGCGAGTTGGGCGGCTAAGACCGAGATCGCGCACGCAGTGGATATTGAAGTTGAAGCGCTCGACCGTCCGGCGCTCCTGCAAGATATCATGGCTGTTTTCGCCGGGCTGAAGACCGTGGTGAGTTCCGTCACGGCGCGTGTCAAACGCGATCGCCATGCAGTCGTCAGCCTTACCGTGCAGATCCACGATCTCGACCATCTGCACAAAATCTTGCGCAAACTCGAGACGCTCAAAGACATCCGCCGCGTCTATCGCGTCACCAAACGCGAAGCGAAAGCATCATCGTAG
- a CDS encoding adenine phosphoribosyltransferase — MDVQTYIRAIPDFPLPGILFRDITPLLKDKQAFKAAIDLFVDKYKQAKIDHVVGIEARGYMLGAPLAYAIGAGFVPVRKPGKLPFSKLSESYALEYGTNSLEIHADALGDGDRVLVVDDLLATGGTAAATRRLLERLGAKIAGFAFLIELEALKGRDALPGADVTTFIKY; from the coding sequence GTGGACGTTCAAACCTACATACGCGCCATTCCCGATTTCCCGCTGCCGGGTATCCTGTTCCGTGACATTACCCCACTCCTGAAGGACAAGCAAGCCTTTAAGGCAGCGATCGATCTCTTCGTGGATAAGTACAAGCAGGCGAAAATCGATCATGTCGTGGGAATCGAGGCGCGCGGCTATATGCTGGGAGCACCGCTGGCCTACGCCATCGGCGCCGGATTCGTACCGGTGCGCAAGCCCGGAAAACTGCCGTTCAGCAAGCTCAGCGAGTCGTACGCGCTGGAGTACGGCACGAACTCGCTCGAAATCCACGCCGACGCGCTCGGCGACGGCGACCGCGTCTTGGTGGTCGACGATCTGCTGGCCACGGGCGGAACCGCCGCGGCAACGCGTCGCCTGCTCGAACGTCTCGGCGCCAAGATCGCCGGGTTTGCGTTCCTGATCGAACTCGAAGCGCTCAAAGGGCGAGACGCTTTGCCGGGCGCCGACGTTACAACATTCATCAAGTACTGA
- a CDS encoding DUF4097 family beta strand repeat-containing protein, whose protein sequence is MLAVISLAGCVGVSSFGGHNVEARIHHALPAAGVRYVNVENVSGSIVIDGWNHSGVDVSALEYGSDQGALDRTHVSIGQNGSTVFVKTTYDSGGGFFFGHNGAQVDYTIHVPATASISVSNVSGPTTLKGLDGNLDVSEISGALDASLGRVAGTRNIHMSAISGHMTVRIARNSDARVDASTISGDVNLFFPSDTHQGSVGNAATGQLGKGAASMTLKTISGAIDVLPK, encoded by the coding sequence TTGCTTGCGGTAATTTCGCTTGCGGGCTGCGTCGGCGTATCGAGCTTTGGCGGACACAACGTCGAGGCGCGGATTCACCACGCGCTTCCCGCCGCCGGCGTGAGGTACGTCAACGTGGAAAACGTTTCCGGCTCGATCGTGATTGACGGCTGGAACCACTCCGGCGTCGACGTCAGCGCGCTCGAGTATGGTTCGGATCAAGGTGCGCTCGATCGCACGCATGTCAGCATCGGGCAGAACGGTTCGACGGTTTTCGTCAAGACAACCTACGACAGCGGAGGCGGCTTTTTCTTCGGACACAACGGCGCGCAAGTTGATTACACGATCCACGTTCCGGCAACCGCATCAATCTCGGTTTCGAACGTTAGCGGTCCCACAACATTGAAGGGATTGGACGGAAACTTGGACGTTTCGGAAATCAGCGGCGCGCTCGACGCGTCGCTCGGGCGTGTGGCGGGGACGCGCAACATTCATATGAGCGCGATCAGCGGACACATGACCGTTCGGATCGCGCGCAACAGCGACGCGCGAGTGGACGCCAGCACGATCAGCGGCGACGTAAACCTCTTCTTCCCATCCGACACGCACCAAGGATCGGTGGGCAATGCCGCCACCGGCCAGCTCGGTAAGGGCGCTGCCTCCATGACTCTAAAAACCATCAGCGGCGCGATCGACGTGCTTCCGAAGTAA
- a CDS encoding zinc-dependent metalloprotease, producing MTSLFRIILGGFFVLALAAPASAQNNPPPSAANQAAAMQAAAAAAAQAGQPAPYDVFVRGATVQDGLIPIIHKAGRVYLAIKRSQLGADFIQTAVPSSGLGGLGPAQGEPYVAPARLLRFEKVEDTVVVRWPNTYTITRPNTPEATGVQQSLPSSVIAVVPIAAADDTTVVIPASFLLGDVADFDSSLNFGPPSPGAYRLDASRSFFSVTKAFPENDVLRVDQTWTSAAPNFSRIDNAPDARSIEVLMTYNFIQAPSDGYVPRIADPRIGYFTQPLVNFSTDQVTTGRTVHYIMRWNFGKRTSSAPMHATNPLVMWLSNDIPYQYRTTVRNALLTWNNAFKKIGILDAVQVRQQPNDPSWDPEDIRHNMLRWLNTTSPAFGAEALLVTDPRTGEELNIGVNFDAVEGLAGRTYRYIVAPARGIPDSAAAENQFVQDLIGSVILHESGHNFGLQHNFIGTMAYTPKQMQSKAFTSRYGVSNSVMEYSPVNLWPKGTPQGDYFQTALGPYDYYAIRYGYGYIPGATTPNAELPTLRRWASLWSNPWYRFASDEDNSHQGGHAIDPRVVTYDLTNHPLEWCDVQMKTMHNVMNAVSQRFPAPGHSFDEARQAFTAPLTTYLRCASMPANWIGGEYLSRAAKGDPGANAPLTPVSLADEHAAWTRLADGLFSEAAWHFNPSVLNKLTYSEYGDFVGASWAYNPSPRHDVAVTAIINAQQNQVLSELFAPLTLQRIDDLQTKYSPGATMSLTNLFDWSRQGIFGDLTGGINSAGPIRRNLQIAFAKRLADMWVNPAPGTPADAQALARMQLQQLRQLVAAGLQRGGLSELTRAHLEALGVVAQQALNAQAIIVPSGLIR from the coding sequence ATGACCAGTCTTTTTCGCATTATACTCGGCGGTTTTTTTGTGTTGGCCCTGGCCGCTCCGGCCTCGGCGCAGAACAATCCGCCGCCCAGCGCGGCGAACCAGGCCGCCGCTATGCAAGCAGCCGCGGCAGCCGCTGCGCAGGCGGGCCAGCCCGCCCCTTACGACGTCTTCGTGCGCGGCGCAACGGTCCAGGACGGACTCATCCCAATCATTCACAAGGCCGGGCGCGTCTATCTGGCCATCAAACGCTCACAGCTGGGCGCCGATTTCATCCAAACGGCCGTCCCGTCGAGCGGGCTCGGCGGATTAGGCCCGGCGCAGGGTGAGCCCTATGTGGCGCCGGCGCGTTTACTCCGTTTTGAAAAAGTCGAAGACACCGTTGTCGTGCGCTGGCCGAATACGTATACGATTACGCGGCCGAACACTCCGGAAGCGACCGGCGTGCAGCAGTCTCTGCCGAGCTCGGTCATTGCGGTGGTGCCAATCGCAGCCGCCGACGACACGACGGTGGTCATTCCGGCGTCGTTCCTATTGGGCGACGTGGCGGATTTCGACTCCAGTCTCAATTTCGGACCGCCTAGTCCGGGCGCGTACCGGCTCGATGCCTCGCGCTCGTTCTTTTCGGTAACCAAGGCTTTCCCGGAAAACGACGTGCTGCGCGTCGACCAGACGTGGACGTCGGCCGCTCCGAACTTTTCGCGGATCGACAACGCGCCTGATGCGCGCAGCATCGAAGTGCTGATGACCTACAACTTCATTCAGGCTCCGAGCGACGGCTACGTGCCGCGCATTGCGGATCCGCGCATTGGCTACTTCACGCAGCCGCTGGTCAACTTCTCGACCGACCAGGTGACCACAGGGCGCACCGTGCATTACATTATGCGCTGGAACTTCGGTAAGCGCACGTCATCGGCTCCGATGCACGCGACCAATCCGCTGGTGATGTGGCTCAGCAACGACATCCCGTATCAGTATCGCACGACGGTGAGAAATGCGCTGCTGACGTGGAACAACGCTTTCAAGAAGATCGGTATCCTGGACGCGGTTCAGGTGCGTCAGCAGCCCAACGATCCGTCGTGGGATCCGGAAGACATCCGGCACAATATGCTTCGTTGGCTGAATACCACGTCGCCGGCGTTCGGCGCCGAGGCGCTGCTCGTTACCGATCCGCGCACGGGTGAAGAACTGAACATCGGTGTGAACTTCGATGCGGTCGAAGGTCTGGCCGGCCGCACGTATCGCTATATCGTCGCGCCTGCGCGCGGCATTCCCGATTCGGCAGCCGCCGAGAACCAATTCGTGCAAGACTTGATCGGTTCGGTCATCCTGCATGAATCCGGACACAACTTCGGCTTACAGCATAACTTCATCGGAACGATGGCCTACACGCCCAAGCAGATGCAGAGCAAGGCCTTTACATCGCGCTACGGCGTTTCCAACTCGGTCATGGAGTACAGCCCGGTCAATTTGTGGCCCAAAGGCACGCCGCAAGGTGATTACTTCCAAACAGCTCTCGGGCCGTACGATTACTACGCGATCCGTTACGGTTACGGATACATTCCGGGCGCAACGACGCCGAACGCCGAGCTCCCGACGCTGCGGCGTTGGGCATCGCTCTGGTCTAACCCGTGGTACCGCTTCGCCAGCGACGAGGATAACTCGCACCAAGGCGGCCACGCGATCGATCCGCGCGTCGTGACCTACGACCTGACAAACCACCCGCTGGAATGGTGTGACGTGCAGATGAAGACAATGCACAACGTCATGAACGCGGTCAGCCAGCGCTTTCCGGCGCCGGGACATTCGTTCGACGAGGCGCGTCAGGCGTTCACCGCACCGCTGACGACCTATCTGCGCTGCGCTTCGATGCCGGCGAACTGGATCGGCGGCGAGTATCTCTCGCGCGCGGCTAAGGGCGATCCGGGCGCGAACGCTCCGCTTACCCCGGTTTCACTCGCGGACGAGCACGCGGCTTGGACCAGACTTGCCGACGGCCTCTTCTCCGAAGCGGCGTGGCACTTCAATCCGAGCGTGCTCAATAAGCTCACGTACTCCGAGTATGGAGACTTTGTGGGCGCATCGTGGGCGTACAATCCGTCGCCGCGCCACGACGTCGCCGTGACGGCGATCATTAATGCCCAGCAGAACCAGGTACTGTCCGAGCTGTTTGCTCCGCTGACACTTCAGCGGATCGACGATCTGCAGACCAAGTACAGTCCTGGTGCGACGATGTCTCTCACGAATCTGTTCGATTGGTCGCGCCAAGGCATCTTCGGCGATTTAACCGGCGGCATTAACAGCGCCGGTCCGATTCGCCGCAATTTGCAGATAGCGTTTGCCAAACGTCTGGCGGATATGTGGGTCAATCCGGCCCCCGGAACGCCGGCTGACGCTCAAGCGCTGGCTCGCATGCAACTGCAGCAACTGCGGCAGTTGGTGGCGGCGGGATTGCAAAGAGGCGGACTGAGCGAACTGACGCGCGCGCATCTCGAAGCGCTCGGCGTCGTGGCTCAGCAGGCTTTGAATGCCCAGGCCATTATCGTCCCATCCGGCCTAATCCGCTAA
- a CDS encoding helicase-related protein: MPRGRSIPHDDKADDHESIDEFVERMFAQQKKFLERDAFAGIGERDTFPTKIVGVSFEGRQDVAAGLVPGLELHLERQPQNPVDSNAIAVKYGALQIGFLRKQIAKHLAPLMDAGMAYGVRVEHVTGGRDGKNYGVNIRVSREVRSAVDAFAVQARAQADHAAIRRALIGDAELHKAQRDVLARLDAGKNTLAVMGTGRGKSFCFQYPAAYRALESGQKTLVLYPLRALANDQFEALKRRLDDFGLRILRANGAIGVEERATLMAALEHGEWDVILATPEFLQFHREAFAGKSAPSLLVVDEAHHAYESNHRAAYGKLSQTIAALGGPQILGLTATARDEAFAHVVKELKIDAWVIDPSVRENLRVIDARGTRDKLAYLRRTFAEDGKAIVYCNSRNEVSKVADGLRKEYGNEVMFYHAGMPSAERAEVENYFRSGQLRIVVATSAFGEGIDLPDVRHVVLYHLNFSFTEFNQQAGRAGRDGAAAQIHLLFGESDRRINEYIIDQEAPTLGVLRELYRGIRTLAFGGVVRLSQSDIASTLEFDKVNERTVGVALRIFEDEGLIEAGIDDGGRYVRFLPAAGKIDLTRNERFAEGEAERDNFARFCGFVLSSKAETLERIINRPIYPQGQPLLR, from the coding sequence ATGCCTCGCGGTCGTTCGATACCTCACGATGACAAAGCCGATGACCATGAAAGTATCGACGAGTTTGTCGAGCGTATGTTCGCGCAGCAAAAGAAGTTCTTGGAGCGCGATGCGTTCGCGGGAATCGGCGAGCGCGATACCTTTCCGACGAAGATCGTCGGCGTGTCGTTCGAAGGCCGCCAGGACGTCGCAGCCGGTCTGGTGCCTGGTTTGGAGCTGCACCTGGAGCGCCAGCCGCAGAATCCGGTCGACTCAAATGCGATTGCGGTTAAGTACGGCGCGCTTCAGATAGGCTTTCTTCGTAAGCAGATCGCCAAACATCTCGCTCCGCTCATGGATGCCGGCATGGCGTACGGCGTCCGCGTCGAGCACGTCACCGGCGGCCGGGATGGTAAGAACTACGGCGTCAACATCCGCGTTTCGCGCGAAGTACGAAGCGCAGTTGACGCGTTTGCGGTTCAAGCGCGCGCGCAAGCCGACCACGCGGCAATACGCCGCGCGCTGATCGGCGACGCCGAGCTGCACAAGGCGCAGCGCGACGTGCTCGCGCGTCTAGACGCGGGCAAGAATACGCTGGCAGTGATGGGCACGGGCCGTGGAAAGTCGTTTTGTTTTCAATATCCGGCCGCATATCGCGCGCTCGAGTCGGGCCAGAAGACGTTGGTGCTCTATCCGCTCCGCGCGCTGGCCAACGATCAATTCGAAGCGCTCAAACGCCGGCTGGACGATTTTGGGCTGCGGATATTACGCGCGAACGGCGCTATCGGCGTTGAAGAACGCGCAACGCTCATGGCGGCGTTAGAGCACGGGGAGTGGGACGTGATTCTGGCGACGCCCGAGTTCTTGCAGTTCCATCGTGAAGCGTTTGCGGGAAAGAGCGCGCCGTCGCTGCTGGTCGTGGACGAAGCGCACCATGCTTATGAATCGAACCATCGCGCCGCGTACGGGAAACTTTCGCAGACGATAGCGGCGCTGGGCGGACCGCAGATTTTGGGGCTGACGGCGACGGCGCGCGACGAAGCCTTCGCCCACGTAGTCAAGGAGCTGAAGATCGATGCGTGGGTGATCGATCCGTCGGTGCGCGAGAACCTTCGCGTGATCGACGCGCGCGGAACGAGGGATAAACTGGCTTATCTCCGCCGGACGTTCGCAGAAGACGGCAAGGCGATCGTGTACTGTAACTCGCGCAACGAGGTCTCGAAGGTGGCTGACGGCCTCCGTAAAGAGTACGGCAACGAGGTTATGTTCTATCATGCCGGCATGCCGTCGGCGGAACGTGCCGAGGTCGAAAACTACTTCCGGTCCGGGCAGCTGCGCATCGTCGTGGCGACGTCGGCTTTCGGCGAAGGCATCGACCTGCCCGACGTGCGCCACGTCGTGCTCTATCATTTGAACTTTTCATTTACCGAATTCAATCAGCAAGCCGGACGCGCGGGACGCGACGGCGCGGCCGCGCAGATTCACTTGCTGTTTGGCGAGAGCGACCGCCGCATCAACGAGTACATCATCGATCAAGAGGCGCCGACGCTCGGCGTGCTGCGCGAGCTCTACCGCGGCATCCGGACGCTGGCCTTCGGGGGCGTGGTCCGGCTTTCACAGAGTGATATTGCGAGCACGCTGGAGTTCGACAAGGTCAACGAACGCACGGTGGGCGTGGCTTTGCGCATCTTCGAAGATGAGGGGTTGATCGAGGCCGGGATCGACGACGGCGGTCGTTACGTCCGCTTTCTGCCGGCCGCCGGAAAGATCGACCTGACCCGCAACGAGCGGTTCGCCGAAGGCGAGGCCGAGCGGGACAACTTCGCCCGCTTTTGCGGCTTCGTGCTGAGTTCAAAGGCGGAGACGCTCGAGCGGATTATTAATCGTCCGATCTACCCGCAGGGCCAGCCGCTACTTCGCTGA
- the secF gene encoding protein translocase subunit SecF codes for MFFRRLNWNIVGWFRIVSAISYAIILAGLGSMLYHSFTAPGGGFQPSHALRLGLSFTGGTAVNVVFTQPVTQDQLKAAIAPLGITDERITTVGKPSAPNAWSRYSIETQTAFGNNTKAVWGALNKAAPVDRSQSAITSVGPTLGQEYLTKAIEALIIALLIQFLYIAFRFGWNYIFGLVTVIALVRDAAMMIGIYALADRRADDAFLAAVLTVIGYSVMDTIVILDRIRENTRVMAGEAYDKIVNTSILQTMTRSFNTLATVVITLVALLALGGDSLKNFAFALLVGICSGGYHSIFYSAPLVLFFRKRQLDAAARKRAAGLAAQGSRSARSVAESRALGSHSGMAREDIVAARKARREKAKSGRGPAPVPARYKRKRDESAAGAVSTETGTEAGAEMDPLDAQSAGLHDAAYDAGHEEIKLNLEGFEPEQPLPPDDAQQDKQE; via the coding sequence ATGTTTTTCCGCCGCCTAAACTGGAACATCGTCGGCTGGTTTCGCATCGTCTCGGCGATCTCGTATGCGATCATCCTCGCCGGCTTGGGTTCGATGCTCTATCATTCGTTCACCGCACCGGGGGGCGGCTTCCAACCTTCGCACGCGCTAAGGCTGGGACTCTCGTTCACCGGCGGCACCGCAGTGAACGTCGTTTTTACGCAGCCCGTGACCCAGGATCAACTGAAGGCCGCAATCGCGCCGTTGGGCATCACCGACGAACGCATAACCACCGTCGGTAAGCCTTCCGCGCCGAACGCCTGGTCGAGGTATTCGATCGAAACGCAAACTGCTTTCGGAAACAATACGAAGGCTGTTTGGGGCGCGCTGAATAAGGCGGCGCCGGTCGACCGTTCGCAGTCGGCCATCACATCCGTCGGTCCGACGCTGGGCCAAGAGTATCTAACGAAGGCGATCGAGGCGCTGATCATCGCGCTGTTGATCCAATTCTTGTACATCGCGTTTCGATTCGGGTGGAACTACATCTTCGGCTTGGTTACCGTCATCGCGCTGGTGCGCGACGCTGCGATGATGATCGGCATCTACGCGCTGGCGGACAGGCGCGCGGACGATGCGTTTCTGGCGGCCGTGCTGACAGTCATCGGCTATTCCGTCATGGACACGATCGTCATTCTCGATCGAATACGTGAGAACACCCGCGTGATGGCGGGCGAAGCCTACGATAAAATCGTCAATACCTCAATTCTGCAGACGATGACGCGGTCGTTCAACACGTTGGCGACGGTCGTGATCACGTTGGTCGCGCTGCTCGCGCTCGGCGGAGATTCGCTCAAGAACTTTGCGTTCGCGCTGCTCGTCGGCATCTGCTCGGGCGGATATCACTCAATCTTTTACTCGGCGCCGCTCGTGCTCTTTTTCCGCAAACGGCAGCTCGATGCGGCAGCGCGCAAACGCGCGGCCGGATTGGCGGCGCAAGGCTCGCGTTCCGCGCGAAGTGTTGCGGAGAGCCGCGCACTGGGCTCGCACTCGGGCATGGCGCGCGAAGACATCGTCGCGGCGCGCAAAGCGCGGCGCGAAAAAGCAAAGTCGGGACGGGGTCCGGCTCCGGTCCCCGCGCGGTATAAACGCAAGCGCGACGAGAGCGCTGCCGGCGCGGTAAGCACGGAAACTGGGACGGAAGCGGGCGCCGAGATGGATCCGCTGGACGCGCAGAGCGCCGGCTTGCATGATGCCGCGTACGACGCCGGTCACGAAGAGATCAAACTCAACCTCGAAGGGTTCGAACCGGAGCAGCCTCTGCCACCGGATGACGCGCAGCAAGACAAACAAGAGTAG
- the secD gene encoding protein translocase subunit SecD has product MTWNRWKNPVKALLVLAIVALCLYSATPVQRKISLGLDLQGGARLLLQLYPTAEVKTITPDVQNETIDVIDHRINTLGVTEPQISKSGGDRILIELPQVKNPEQAEALIKTVATLEYKIVPVPVVQRAEAALALVGPSPSPAKCKANRAACDFLNKGAYAASGPTVYSGKDLKAAQPAYSQANQPIITFQTKNPKKFYTLTNSNLGKPLGMFLDKRYISAPTINGAISDSGEIEGQFTEDQTITLANELNAGALPVDIKIVENESIGPTLGKIDLTKSLYASMLGLGLVLLFMIVVYRLPGLLADIALVIYVIMMLGLLAAAHATLTLPGIAGFVLSIGMAVDANVLIFERMKEELWAGKTMRAAVRTGFARAFTAVFDSHFTTIVGAGVLFMLGTGTVKGFAYTLFWGTVLSLVTAVFITRFFVDLLVDNDVATNPQLWGVREEDVGVFARSAAAGS; this is encoded by the coding sequence ATGACCTGGAATAGATGGAAGAACCCGGTAAAGGCGCTGCTCGTCCTGGCGATCGTAGCGCTCTGTTTGTACAGCGCAACGCCGGTGCAAAGGAAGATTTCGTTGGGTTTGGACCTGCAAGGCGGGGCCCGCCTCTTGCTGCAGCTCTACCCGACCGCCGAAGTCAAAACCATCACGCCGGACGTCCAAAATGAAACGATCGACGTCATCGACCACCGCATCAACACACTGGGCGTCACCGAGCCGCAGATTAGCAAATCCGGCGGCGATCGCATTTTGATCGAGCTGCCGCAGGTTAAGAATCCCGAGCAAGCAGAGGCGCTCATAAAAACGGTAGCGACGCTAGAGTACAAGATCGTACCGGTGCCCGTCGTGCAGCGAGCCGAAGCTGCACTGGCGTTGGTCGGCCCTTCTCCGAGCCCGGCCAAATGCAAAGCGAACCGCGCTGCCTGCGACTTCCTCAATAAGGGTGCTTACGCCGCCAGCGGCCCGACCGTCTATTCGGGCAAGGATCTCAAAGCTGCTCAGCCCGCTTACAGTCAGGCAAACCAGCCCATCATCACGTTCCAAACGAAGAATCCGAAAAAGTTCTACACGCTAACGAACTCCAATCTCGGGAAGCCGCTGGGCATGTTCTTGGATAAGCGGTACATTTCGGCGCCGACGATCAACGGCGCGATCTCCGACAGCGGCGAGATTGAGGGTCAGTTCACCGAAGACCAGACGATCACGCTGGCCAACGAGTTAAATGCGGGCGCCCTGCCGGTGGACATCAAGATTGTCGAAAACGAGTCGATTGGGCCGACGCTCGGCAAGATCGATCTCACGAAGTCGCTTTACGCCTCGATGCTCGGTTTGGGACTCGTCTTGCTCTTTATGATCGTCGTGTACCGTTTGCCGGGTCTGCTGGCGGATATTGCGTTGGTCATTTACGTCATCATGATGCTGGGATTGCTCGCGGCTGCGCACGCGACGCTGACGCTCCCGGGTATCGCCGGTTTCGTGCTTTCGATCGGCATGGCAGTTGACGCGAACGTGTTGATCTTCGAACGCATGAAAGAAGAGCTTTGGGCAGGCAAGACAATGCGCGCCGCCGTGCGGACGGGCTTCGCGCGCGCGTTTACGGCGGTCTTCGACAGCCACTTTACGACCATCGTCGGCGCGGGCGTGCTGTTCATGCTCGGCACCGGCACGGTCAAAGGTTTTGCATACACGCTCTTCTGGGGAACCGTGCTCTCGCTGGTGACCGCCGTCTTCATAACGCGCTTCTTTGTCGATCTGCTCGTTGACAACGACGTGGCGACTAACCCGCAGCTCTGGGGAGTACGCGAGGAAGACGTCGGCGTCTTTGCGCGCTCCGCGGCGGCAGGTTCGTAA